From a region of the Desulfonatronum sp. SC1 genome:
- a CDS encoding glycosyltransferase family 4 protein → MPPSTFTTYVFLPPMAKISGGLAVLLQVAEHLDRGGFPVRVVRREGGRPALPEWFQVPVMEWGRLQLDGDDVWLVPEGWANALAPGLRAGAKCVVYVQNWAYLFSSLPQGVSWRDLAVSFLAVSRPVSWFIEQALGRSSLVVRPGINRSLFRPPDRKPDGPLRVAFMPRKNKALADLIRDLFSARNPEFGLADQMIWIDIQGRSHAEVAELLTHSHIFLATGFPEGFSLPPLEAMACGCLPVGFAGFGGWEYMTPINEEGGGDQEPWRPWFPVPENPWPGNGFWVPDADAMAAVLALEQAARLLRNQGPKLEQALHAGQLTADAFALEAQREQVLAVWPKITSSKAWARLT, encoded by the coding sequence ATGCCCCCCTCAACCTTCACGACATACGTTTTTCTCCCGCCCATGGCCAAGATAAGCGGCGGGTTGGCGGTTTTGCTGCAAGTCGCCGAGCATCTGGACCGGGGAGGTTTTCCGGTACGGGTGGTGCGCAGGGAAGGAGGACGCCCGGCTTTGCCCGAGTGGTTCCAGGTTCCGGTGATGGAATGGGGCCGGCTTCAACTGGACGGCGACGACGTCTGGCTGGTTCCCGAGGGGTGGGCCAACGCCCTTGCGCCGGGTTTGCGGGCTGGGGCGAAGTGCGTGGTTTACGTTCAGAACTGGGCGTATCTTTTTTCAAGCCTGCCTCAAGGCGTGTCCTGGCGCGACCTGGCCGTCTCCTTTCTGGCCGTCTCCCGCCCGGTGTCTTGGTTCATTGAGCAAGCCCTGGGCCGGTCAAGCCTGGTGGTAAGACCGGGCATCAATCGATCTCTGTTTCGTCCTCCGGACCGGAAACCGGACGGTCCGCTACGCGTGGCCTTCATGCCGCGAAAAAACAAAGCCCTGGCGGACCTGATCCGGGACCTGTTTTCCGCCAGAAATCCGGAATTTGGCCTTGCGGATCAGATGATTTGGATCGACATCCAAGGCCGATCCCACGCGGAAGTCGCCGAACTACTGACCCACAGCCACATTTTTCTGGCCACGGGCTTCCCGGAAGGCTTTTCGCTGCCGCCTTTGGAAGCCATGGCTTGCGGTTGCTTGCCCGTAGGTTTCGCCGGCTTTGGAGGGTGGGAGTACATGACCCCCATCAATGAAGAAGGAGGGGGAGATCAAGAACCTTGGCGTCCCTGGTTTCCTGTCCCGGAGAATCCATGGCCGGGTAACGGCTTTTGGGTTCCGGACGCCGACGCCATGGCCGCGGTCCTGGCCTTGGAACAAGCCGCCAGGCTCTTGAGGAACCAGGGGCCGAAGCTGGAGCAGGCCCTCCATGCCGGCCAACTTACGGCCGACGCCTTCGCCCTGGAGGCGCAGCGCGAACAAGTCCTTGCCGTGTGGCCGAAAATCACATCATCGAAGGCATGGGCCCGTCTCACCTGA